One Corythoichthys intestinalis isolate RoL2023-P3 chromosome 9, ASM3026506v1, whole genome shotgun sequence DNA window includes the following coding sequences:
- the cdk5rap1 gene encoding CDK5 regulatory subunit-associated protein 1 isoform X2, whose product MQLVRCLQARLCCSSSSVVTPKEKRGALSLFKTQISSGPSFHDFIRGLPGSNTTNTSGIDIEYNHDYLSADMVLGNSRKVYFETYGCQMNVNDTDIAWSILQRNGYQRTAYISEADVVLLVTCSIREKAEQTIWNRLQQLTAMKNKRLRSRTPMKIGILGCMAERLKTELLEREKLVDVLAGPDAYRDLPRLLSLAEGGQQASNVLLSLEETYADIMPVHHSPQGHSAFVSIMRGCDNMCSYCIVPFTRGRERSRSASSIIEEVRILSDQAMKEVTLLGQNVNSYRDTSEEQFCGATPTKLSRGFKTVYRPKLGGLRFSDLLDKVSQVNPNMRIRFTSPHPKDFPDEVLHLIAERKNICKQIHLPAQSGSSRVLKAMRRGYTRETYLELVQNIRNIIKDVSLSSDFISGFCGETEEDHQQTLSLIREVGYNIGFLFAYSMRKKTHAFHSLKDDVAPDVKQRRLEECISVFRKEAARVNATLIGSTQLVLVEGESKRSAKELCGRTDSNMRVIFPRKNVAVHSAESNMDAIMAGDFVLVKILSASSQSLRGQAQQLV is encoded by the exons ATGCAGCTTGTAAG GTGTTTACAAGCCAGGTTGTGTTGTAGTTCAAGCAGTGTAGTTACTCCAAAGGAAAAGCGGGGAGCATTGAGCCTTTTTAAAACCCAAATATCATCTGGTCCAAGTTTTCATGATTTCATCCGTGGACTCCCAGGTAGTAACACAACAAATACTTCAGGCATAGACATAGAGTACAACCACGACTATCTTTCTGCAGACATGGTGCTGGGAAATTCGCGAAAGG TCTATTTTGAAACCTATGGATGTCAAATGAATGTAAATGACACGGATATCGCCTGGTCCATACTGCAGAGGAATGGATATCAACGTACAGCATATATAAGCGAG GCTGATGTGGTCCTTCTTGTAACATGCTCCATAAG agaaaaagccGAGCAGACAATCTGGAACAGACTACAACAACTGACTGCCATGAAGAATAAGCGCCTTAGGAGTCGGACCCCAATGAAAATTGGCATCTTAG GTTGCATGGCAGAGAGACTGAAGACCGAGCTTTTGGAACGGGAAAAGCTTGTAGATGTTCTCGCTGGGCCAGATGCCTACCGTGACCTTCCCCGTCTGTTGTCTCTGGCTGAGGGAGGTCAACAGGCAAGCAATGTTCTGCTTTCATTGGAAGAGACCTACGCTGACATCATGCCTGTCCACCACTCTCCTCAAGGACACAGTGCCTTTGT GTCTATCATGCGGGGCTGTGATAATATGTGCAGTTACTGCATTGTTCCCTTCACCCGGGGACGCGAAAGGAGTCGCTCGGCCAGCTCTATAATTGAGGAAGTTCGTATTCTTTCTGATCAGGCAA TgaaggaagtgacattgcttggtcagaATGTAAACAGTTACAGAGATACATCTGAAGAACAGTTCTGTGGTGCCACTCCAACCAAGCTGAGCCGTGGCTTTAAGACGGTATACCGCCCAAAACTGGGAGGTTTGCGTTTCTCCGACCTGTTGGACAAAGTGTCACAGGTCAATCCCAACATGAGGATAAGATTCACATCACCCCATCCTAAAGACTTCCCTGATGAG GTTTTGCATCTGAttgcagagagaaaaaacatttgtAAACAGATCCATCTTCCAGCTCAGAGTGGGAGCAGTCGGGTCTTGAAAGCTATGCGCCGTGg gtATACAAGAGAGACATACCTCGAATTGGTACAAAACATCAGGAATATTATTAAAG ATGTAAGTCTCAGCAGTGACTTCATCTCAGGCTTTTGTGGCGAGACAGAAGAAGATCACCAGCAGACCTtgtccctcatcagagaagttgGCTACAACATTGGGTTCCTTTTTGCCTATAGCATGAGAAAG AAAACTCATGCGTTCCATTCCCTTAAAGATGATGTGGCACCGGATGTGAAGCAACGTAGGCTGGAGGAGTGTATTAGTGTGTTCAGAAAGGAAGCTGCGAGGGTCAACGCTACTCTCATTGGAAGCACACAACTCGTCCTAGTGGAGGGG GAGAGTAAGAGATCTGCCAAGGAGCTGTGTGGAAGAACAGATAGCAATATGAGAGTCATCTTTCCTAGAaagaatgttgctgttcattctGCAGAGTCCAACATGGATGCAATAATGGCTGGAGACTTTGTGCTTGTGAAG ATTTTGTCCGCCAGCTCTCAGAGTTTGCGGGGTCAAGCCCAGCAATTAGTGTGA
- the ghrh gene encoding somatoliberin — MMEKAALLLFYCLFISTSGSPLYPSIKFGQRDTSILLTSSLKNPEQLEDTSSAQERTEIRLGRHADAIFTNSYRKVLGQISARKFLQTIMGKRLGDESESYVKRQSDVYEGTYKEDLTSIQRNQRYRGLHEMP, encoded by the exons ATGATGGAGAAAGCTGCACTGCTGCTGTTTTATTGCCTGTTCATATCTACTTCAGGATCCCCACTCTACCCCTCCATCAA GTTTGGCCAGAGGGACACATCCATTCTGTTGACATCTTCTCTAAAAAATCCAGAGCAACTGGAGGACACGAGTTCTGCCCAAGAGAGAACAGAGATACG TTTGGGCCGCCATGCAGATGCCATCTTTACGAACAGTTACAGAAAAGTGTTGGGCCAAATCTCTGCCAGGAAGTTCCTACAGACCATCATGGGCAAACGTCTCGG AGATGAAAGTGAGAGTTATGTGAAACGTCAGTCAGATGTCTATGAGGGAACATACAAAGAAGATCTGACATCTATCCAACGTAATCAGAGATACAGAGGACTTCATGAAATGCCATGA
- the LOC130922293 gene encoding bactericidal permeability-increasing protein-like isoform X2 encodes MSLWCLLLLIALTHPTSSTSPGVKVKLTDNGIEYGRQLGMASIQQKLKSITIPDISGKQRLSVIGKVEYRFSNMQTVAVGLPSSAVDLIPGTGVRLSISNAFISMKGNWRVKYRRILKDSGSFDLSVNQLSIRTGVAVKSDETGRPQVNNVDCAATVGSVSIKFHGGASWLYNLFTNIINKSLRNALQKKICPLVADAVSDLNPQLKTLNVLAQVDKYAEIEYSLVSAPEIFNSSIGLSLKGEFYNIEKHQETPFPAAVFSLPPQNNKMLYIGVSTFTANSAAFVYNTAGALSLYITDDMIPQSSPIRLNTRTFGVFIPQIAKSFPGLLMKLLVKTVKNPIITLEPSNATIQATSTVTAYAIQPNATLSPLFVLNLETSVSARVFVSGMRLAGAVILNKMDLTLGTSYVGDFRVRSLDNILSMVLKVVVIPKLNVQLAKGYPLPAIGKMKLVNTDLQILKDYMLIGTDVQFAG; translated from the exons ATGTCCCTGTGGTGTTTGCTGTTGCTCATTGCCCTCACCCATCCGACCTCAAGCACCAGTCCTGGAGTGAAAGTCAAACTGACAGATAAtggcattgaatatg GCAGGCAACTCGGGATGGCGTCCATCCAGCAGAAACTCAAAAGTATAACAATACCAGATATATCTGGAAAACAAAGACTGTCTGTCATCGGCAAGGTTGAGTACAGATTCTCAAA TATGCAAACAGTGGCTGTGGGATTACCTTCCTCTGCCGTGGATCTAATACCTGGGACTGGTGTCAGACTGTCTATAAGTAACGCCTTCATCAGTATGAAGGGTAACTGGAGGGTCAAGTACCGCAGAATATT GAAGGACAGTGGTTCCTTTGATTTAAGTGTGAATCAACTGTCCATCAGGACAGGTGTTGCTGTCAAAAGTGATGAAACAGGGCGACCTCAAGTCAATAATGTTGATTGTGCAGCTACTGTTGGCAGCGTGAGCATCAAATTCCATGGTGGAGCCAG CTGGCTGTACAATCTTTTCACAAACATCATTAACAAGTCATTGCGCAATGCGCTCCAAAAGAAG ATCTGCCCCCTGGTGGCTGATGCCGTGTCTGATCTGAACCCTCAGTTGAAAACGCTCAATG TCTTAGCCCAAGTGGACAAGTATGCCGAGATTGAATATTCATTGGTCTCTGCACCTGAAATCTTCAACTCCTCCATAGGTTTGAGCTTGAAG GGAGAATTCTACAACATCGAGAAGCATCAGGAAACTCCTTTCCCCGCAGCGGTGTTCTCTTTGCCGCCTCAGAACAATAAAATGCTGTACATTGGTGTGTCTACCTTCACTGCCAACTCTGCAGCTTTTGTCTACAACACAGCTGGAGCCCTGAGCTTGTACATTACTGATGATATG ATCCCTCAAAGCTCTCCAATCAGGCTGAACACCAGAACATTTGGAGTTTTCATCCCCCAG ATTGCCAAATCTTTCCCGGGTTTATTGATGAAACTGCTggtaaaaacggtgaaaaatccCATCATCACTTTGGAGCCAAGCAACGCGACTATTCAAGCCACCAGCACAGTGACGGCTTATGCGATCCAACCCAATGCAACTCTCTCTCCTTTATTTGTCCTGAACTTG GAGACCAGTGTCAGTGCCCGAGTGTTTGTCAGTGGCATGAGGCTAGCTGGAGCTGTCATCCTGAACAA AATGGATCTGACCTTGGGGACAAGTTATGTGGGAGACTTTCGG GTCAGATCACTTGACAACATCCTGAGCATGGTCCTAAAAGTGGTTGTTATACCTAAACTAAATG TTCAACTTGCAAAGGGATACCCTCTACCTGCCATTGGGAAGATGAAGCTTGTTAACACTGATCTTCAGATCCTTAAG GACTACATGCTGATTGGGACAGATGTTCAGTTTGCAGGATGA
- the LOC130922293 gene encoding lipopolysaccharide-binding protein-like isoform X1, whose product MVKTKAKTDDGGTILDPKQGYMFPSSKICLISVSSVFYVRGPAEVNMSLWCLLLLIALTHPTSSTSPGVKVKLTDNGIEYGRQLGMASIQQKLKSITIPDISGKQRLSVIGKVEYRFSNMQTVAVGLPSSAVDLIPGTGVRLSISNAFISMKGNWRVKYRRILKDSGSFDLSVNQLSIRTGVAVKSDETGRPQVNNVDCAATVGSVSIKFHGGASWLYNLFTNIINKSLRNALQKKICPLVADAVSDLNPQLKTLNVLAQVDKYAEIEYSLVSAPEIFNSSIGLSLKGEFYNIEKHQETPFPAAVFSLPPQNNKMLYIGVSTFTANSAAFVYNTAGALSLYITDDMIPQSSPIRLNTRTFGVFIPQIAKSFPGLLMKLLVKTVKNPIITLEPSNATIQATSTVTAYAIQPNATLSPLFVLNLETSVSARVFVSGMRLAGAVILNKMDLTLGTSYVGDFRVRSLDNILSMVLKVVVIPKLNVQLAKGYPLPAIGKMKLVNTDLQILKDYMLIGTDVQFAG is encoded by the exons atggtcaaaaccaaggcaaaaacagatgacggagggacaattctggatccaaaacaaggctacatgtttccgagcagcaaaatctgtcttatctcagtgtccagtgttttttatgtccgtgggccggccgaag ttaacATGTCCCTGTGGTGTTTGCTGTTGCTCATTGCCCTCACCCATCCGACCTCAAGCACCAGTCCTGGAGTGAAAGTCAAACTGACAGATAAtggcattgaatatg GCAGGCAACTCGGGATGGCGTCCATCCAGCAGAAACTCAAAAGTATAACAATACCAGATATATCTGGAAAACAAAGACTGTCTGTCATCGGCAAGGTTGAGTACAGATTCTCAAA TATGCAAACAGTGGCTGTGGGATTACCTTCCTCTGCCGTGGATCTAATACCTGGGACTGGTGTCAGACTGTCTATAAGTAACGCCTTCATCAGTATGAAGGGTAACTGGAGGGTCAAGTACCGCAGAATATT GAAGGACAGTGGTTCCTTTGATTTAAGTGTGAATCAACTGTCCATCAGGACAGGTGTTGCTGTCAAAAGTGATGAAACAGGGCGACCTCAAGTCAATAATGTTGATTGTGCAGCTACTGTTGGCAGCGTGAGCATCAAATTCCATGGTGGAGCCAG CTGGCTGTACAATCTTTTCACAAACATCATTAACAAGTCATTGCGCAATGCGCTCCAAAAGAAG ATCTGCCCCCTGGTGGCTGATGCCGTGTCTGATCTGAACCCTCAGTTGAAAACGCTCAATG TCTTAGCCCAAGTGGACAAGTATGCCGAGATTGAATATTCATTGGTCTCTGCACCTGAAATCTTCAACTCCTCCATAGGTTTGAGCTTGAAG GGAGAATTCTACAACATCGAGAAGCATCAGGAAACTCCTTTCCCCGCAGCGGTGTTCTCTTTGCCGCCTCAGAACAATAAAATGCTGTACATTGGTGTGTCTACCTTCACTGCCAACTCTGCAGCTTTTGTCTACAACACAGCTGGAGCCCTGAGCTTGTACATTACTGATGATATG ATCCCTCAAAGCTCTCCAATCAGGCTGAACACCAGAACATTTGGAGTTTTCATCCCCCAG ATTGCCAAATCTTTCCCGGGTTTATTGATGAAACTGCTggtaaaaacggtgaaaaatccCATCATCACTTTGGAGCCAAGCAACGCGACTATTCAAGCCACCAGCACAGTGACGGCTTATGCGATCCAACCCAATGCAACTCTCTCTCCTTTATTTGTCCTGAACTTG GAGACCAGTGTCAGTGCCCGAGTGTTTGTCAGTGGCATGAGGCTAGCTGGAGCTGTCATCCTGAACAA AATGGATCTGACCTTGGGGACAAGTTATGTGGGAGACTTTCGG GTCAGATCACTTGACAACATCCTGAGCATGGTCCTAAAAGTGGTTGTTATACCTAAACTAAATG TTCAACTTGCAAAGGGATACCCTCTACCTGCCATTGGGAAGATGAAGCTTGTTAACACTGATCTTCAGATCCTTAAG GACTACATGCTGATTGGGACAGATGTTCAGTTTGCAGGATGA
- the cdk5rap1 gene encoding CDK5 regulatory subunit-associated protein 1 isoform X1 yields the protein MKQLMNLSHLFFSNKRLTPVRCLQARLCCSSSSVVTPKEKRGALSLFKTQISSGPSFHDFIRGLPGSNTTNTSGIDIEYNHDYLSADMVLGNSRKVYFETYGCQMNVNDTDIAWSILQRNGYQRTAYISEADVVLLVTCSIREKAEQTIWNRLQQLTAMKNKRLRSRTPMKIGILGCMAERLKTELLEREKLVDVLAGPDAYRDLPRLLSLAEGGQQASNVLLSLEETYADIMPVHHSPQGHSAFVSIMRGCDNMCSYCIVPFTRGRERSRSASSIIEEVRILSDQAMKEVTLLGQNVNSYRDTSEEQFCGATPTKLSRGFKTVYRPKLGGLRFSDLLDKVSQVNPNMRIRFTSPHPKDFPDEVLHLIAERKNICKQIHLPAQSGSSRVLKAMRRGYTRETYLELVQNIRNIIKDVSLSSDFISGFCGETEEDHQQTLSLIREVGYNIGFLFAYSMRKKTHAFHSLKDDVAPDVKQRRLEECISVFRKEAARVNATLIGSTQLVLVEGESKRSAKELCGRTDSNMRVIFPRKNVAVHSAESNMDAIMAGDFVLVKILSASSQSLRGQAQQLV from the exons ATGAAACAACTTATGAATTTAtctcatttatttttctctAACAAACGTTTAACACCTGTCAGGTGTTTACAAGCCAGGTTGTGTTGTAGTTCAAGCAGTGTAGTTACTCCAAAGGAAAAGCGGGGAGCATTGAGCCTTTTTAAAACCCAAATATCATCTGGTCCAAGTTTTCATGATTTCATCCGTGGACTCCCAGGTAGTAACACAACAAATACTTCAGGCATAGACATAGAGTACAACCACGACTATCTTTCTGCAGACATGGTGCTGGGAAATTCGCGAAAGG TCTATTTTGAAACCTATGGATGTCAAATGAATGTAAATGACACGGATATCGCCTGGTCCATACTGCAGAGGAATGGATATCAACGTACAGCATATATAAGCGAG GCTGATGTGGTCCTTCTTGTAACATGCTCCATAAG agaaaaagccGAGCAGACAATCTGGAACAGACTACAACAACTGACTGCCATGAAGAATAAGCGCCTTAGGAGTCGGACCCCAATGAAAATTGGCATCTTAG GTTGCATGGCAGAGAGACTGAAGACCGAGCTTTTGGAACGGGAAAAGCTTGTAGATGTTCTCGCTGGGCCAGATGCCTACCGTGACCTTCCCCGTCTGTTGTCTCTGGCTGAGGGAGGTCAACAGGCAAGCAATGTTCTGCTTTCATTGGAAGAGACCTACGCTGACATCATGCCTGTCCACCACTCTCCTCAAGGACACAGTGCCTTTGT GTCTATCATGCGGGGCTGTGATAATATGTGCAGTTACTGCATTGTTCCCTTCACCCGGGGACGCGAAAGGAGTCGCTCGGCCAGCTCTATAATTGAGGAAGTTCGTATTCTTTCTGATCAGGCAA TgaaggaagtgacattgcttggtcagaATGTAAACAGTTACAGAGATACATCTGAAGAACAGTTCTGTGGTGCCACTCCAACCAAGCTGAGCCGTGGCTTTAAGACGGTATACCGCCCAAAACTGGGAGGTTTGCGTTTCTCCGACCTGTTGGACAAAGTGTCACAGGTCAATCCCAACATGAGGATAAGATTCACATCACCCCATCCTAAAGACTTCCCTGATGAG GTTTTGCATCTGAttgcagagagaaaaaacatttgtAAACAGATCCATCTTCCAGCTCAGAGTGGGAGCAGTCGGGTCTTGAAAGCTATGCGCCGTGg gtATACAAGAGAGACATACCTCGAATTGGTACAAAACATCAGGAATATTATTAAAG ATGTAAGTCTCAGCAGTGACTTCATCTCAGGCTTTTGTGGCGAGACAGAAGAAGATCACCAGCAGACCTtgtccctcatcagagaagttgGCTACAACATTGGGTTCCTTTTTGCCTATAGCATGAGAAAG AAAACTCATGCGTTCCATTCCCTTAAAGATGATGTGGCACCGGATGTGAAGCAACGTAGGCTGGAGGAGTGTATTAGTGTGTTCAGAAAGGAAGCTGCGAGGGTCAACGCTACTCTCATTGGAAGCACACAACTCGTCCTAGTGGAGGGG GAGAGTAAGAGATCTGCCAAGGAGCTGTGTGGAAGAACAGATAGCAATATGAGAGTCATCTTTCCTAGAaagaatgttgctgttcattctGCAGAGTCCAACATGGATGCAATAATGGCTGGAGACTTTGTGCTTGTGAAG ATTTTGTCCGCCAGCTCTCAGAGTTTGCGGGGTCAAGCCCAGCAATTAGTGTGA